A portion of the Streptomyces platensis genome contains these proteins:
- a CDS encoding beta-N-acetylglucosaminidase domain-containing protein, protein MHRTRTAAATALAMALALIPLTGMAGPPGSGGKAGRDGARDHPGAAASRAISPTPRSVRSRSDQVAVTPAVTVVAGPRADAAALAVVETSLKDAGAQRVVRAEQAPGGGQLSVYVDGAGAARALAELGARGTDGLPAEGYALAVGAGRIALAGKDAAGTYYAAQSLRQLLPHAERWGARVPGTVVRDWPATPLRGVIEGFYGTPWSHRARLDQLDFYGAHKMNLYVYSPKDDAYLREKWRDPYPADQLAQIKELVDRARTRHVEFTYALSPGLSVCYSSDADLRALTAKFATLWDIGVRTFAVPLDDISYTDWNCAADKDRFGTGGGAAGAAQAHLLNRVNQEFIARHPGAEPLQMVPTEYYDVKPSPYKKALATQLDKDVLVEWTGVGVIAPTMTVAQARQAREVFGHPILTWDNYPVNDYVTNRLLLGPFNGREKGLPEQLAGITANPMIQPAASKLALYTVADYAWNDSAYDARTSWGGAIEELAGGDARTARALRAFADAHYASSLNPRQAPELAAAIEKFGKDGEARRLDAVLRNLQEAPAVLRERLTDRGFVQDSAPWLDATRAWGVAARTALRLIEAIKADDGARAWKLRQQIPELVRTARSFVYVDMTGKRIPVLVADGVLDTFVEGAVAAHDRALGVTGRPEGSTDLSVYQDNAVSRMTDGDDATYFWSGAGPKAGSFVALDLHAERPLGAVTLAMGKSGSPDDYLRHGVLEYSSDGKSWQRLAAFDGKAEVRVEPPAGVRARYVRARATQAQDNWLVVREFAVAGADAGTVAGGPPAAEGSALRSAADGDPATGYRAARAAQPGEALEFTPDAPRAARSVVVLRPQGAPSGAARVEVRTGGAWRTLGTLSGAYTRLPVGDGAVEGVRLVWRAGTAAPEVNEVVVH, encoded by the coding sequence CCGGAGCCGGTCCGACCAGGTCGCCGTCACCCCGGCCGTGACCGTCGTCGCCGGGCCGCGCGCCGACGCGGCGGCGTTGGCCGTCGTCGAGACATCGCTGAAGGATGCCGGTGCGCAGCGGGTCGTGCGGGCCGAACAGGCGCCGGGCGGCGGGCAGTTGTCGGTGTATGTGGACGGCGCGGGCGCGGCGCGGGCGCTGGCGGAGCTGGGCGCGCGGGGCACCGACGGGTTGCCCGCCGAGGGGTATGCGCTGGCCGTCGGCGCGGGGCGGATCGCGCTGGCGGGCAAGGACGCCGCCGGGACCTATTACGCGGCGCAGTCGCTGCGGCAACTGCTGCCGCATGCGGAGCGGTGGGGCGCCCGGGTGCCGGGCACCGTCGTACGGGACTGGCCGGCCACCCCGCTGCGCGGCGTCATCGAGGGGTTCTACGGCACCCCGTGGTCGCACCGGGCCCGCCTCGACCAGCTGGACTTCTACGGTGCGCACAAGATGAACCTCTATGTGTACTCGCCGAAGGACGATGCCTATCTACGGGAGAAGTGGCGCGATCCGTACCCCGCGGACCAGTTGGCGCAGATCAAGGAGCTGGTGGACCGGGCGCGGACGCGGCATGTGGAGTTCACCTATGCGCTCTCCCCGGGGTTGTCCGTCTGCTACAGCTCCGACGCGGATCTCCGGGCGCTGACCGCCAAGTTCGCGACGTTGTGGGACATCGGCGTGCGGACCTTCGCGGTGCCGTTGGACGACATCAGTTACACGGACTGGAACTGTGCGGCGGACAAGGACCGGTTCGGGACCGGTGGCGGGGCGGCCGGTGCCGCGCAGGCGCATCTGCTCAACCGCGTCAACCAGGAGTTCATCGCCCGGCATCCGGGCGCCGAGCCGCTCCAGATGGTGCCGACCGAGTACTACGACGTGAAGCCGTCGCCGTACAAGAAGGCGCTGGCCACTCAACTGGACAAGGATGTGCTGGTGGAGTGGACGGGGGTGGGGGTGATCGCGCCGACGATGACCGTCGCCCAGGCCCGGCAGGCCCGGGAGGTCTTCGGGCATCCGATCCTGACCTGGGACAACTACCCGGTCAACGACTATGTGACCAACCGGCTGCTGCTCGGGCCGTTCAACGGCCGGGAGAAGGGGCTGCCGGAGCAGCTGGCGGGGATCACCGCGAACCCGATGATCCAGCCCGCGGCGTCCAAGCTCGCGCTGTACACCGTGGCGGACTACGCGTGGAACGACTCGGCGTATGACGCCCGGACCTCCTGGGGCGGGGCGATCGAGGAGCTGGCCGGCGGTGACGCCCGTACGGCACGGGCGCTGCGGGCCTTCGCGGATGCCCATTACGCCTCGTCGCTCAACCCGCGGCAGGCGCCCGAACTGGCCGCCGCCATCGAGAAGTTCGGGAAGGACGGCGAGGCGCGGCGACTCGATGCGGTACTGCGGAACCTTCAGGAGGCACCGGCGGTGCTGCGCGAACGGCTCACCGACCGGGGCTTTGTGCAGGACAGTGCGCCGTGGCTGGACGCGACCCGGGCCTGGGGCGTCGCGGCCCGTACGGCACTGCGGCTGATCGAGGCGATCAAGGCGGACGACGGCGCGCGGGCCTGGAAACTACGGCAGCAGATCCCGGAGTTGGTGCGGACGGCAAGGTCGTTCGTGTATGTGGACATGACCGGGAAGCGGATTCCGGTGCTGGTGGCCGACGGGGTGCTGGACACCTTCGTCGAGGGCGCGGTGGCCGCGCACGACCGGGCGCTGGGCGTCACCGGCCGCCCCGAGGGCTCGACGGATCTCTCCGTCTACCAGGACAACGCGGTCTCCCGTATGACTGACGGCGATGACGCCACGTACTTCTGGAGCGGCGCGGGGCCCAAGGCCGGTTCCTTCGTGGCGCTGGATCTGCACGCCGAGCGTCCGTTGGGGGCCGTCACTCTGGCGATGGGCAAGAGCGGCAGCCCGGACGACTATCTGCGGCACGGCGTCCTGGAGTACTCGTCGGACGGGAAGAGCTGGCAGCGGCTGGCCGCGTTCGACGGGAAGGCCGAGGTGCGCGTCGAGCCGCCGGCCGGTGTCCGGGCCCGGTACGTCCGTGCCCGGGCCACCCAGGCGCAGGACAACTGGCTGGTGGTGCGGGAGTTCGCGGTGGCCGGGGCCGACGCGGGCACGGTGGCCGGAGGCCCGCCCGCGGCGGAGGGCAGCGCGCTGCGGTCGGCGGCGGACGGCGATCCGGCGACCGGCTATCGCGCGGCACGGGCGGCGCAGCCCGGCGAGGCCCTGGAGTTCACGCCCGACGCACCCCGCGCGGCGCGGTCCGTGGTCGTACTGCGGCCGCAGGGCGCGCCATCCGGGGCGGCGAGGGTCGAGGTCCGCACGGGCGGCGCCTGGCGCACCCTCGGCACCCTGTCCGGCGCCTATACGCGCCTTCCGGTCGGTGACGGCGCGGTCGAAGGGGTCCGGCTGGTGTGGCGGGCCGGGACCGCGGCGCCCGAGGTCAATGAGGTGGTGGTGCACTGA
- a CDS encoding transcriptional regulator gives MARTAPDAPRPTAAVVLDDAVRALAPDSAANRLVAQIEAGAAPRSVFATFALEQHQVIAADRLSFQHLARRADGDPPVADFFDLLAQGETRALKQLAGLADACELTERQIAAYQPRPGCQAYPSYAARLALGGEPADVAIALTANFAAWGGYCATVAAAMRDHYGFPEAARGFFALFAEPAPAVEEKAREAVQHGLDTGQAQPATAHRYGRLLQAYELMFWHSVAE, from the coding sequence ATGGCCCGAACCGCCCCCGATGCCCCTCGTCCGACCGCGGCCGTCGTGCTGGACGACGCGGTCCGCGCGCTCGCCCCGGACTCCGCCGCCAACCGGCTGGTCGCACAGATCGAGGCGGGTGCGGCGCCGCGCTCCGTGTTCGCCACCTTCGCCCTCGAACAGCACCAGGTGATCGCCGCCGACCGGCTCAGCTTCCAGCATCTGGCGCGGCGGGCGGACGGCGACCCGCCCGTCGCCGACTTCTTCGATCTGCTCGCCCAGGGCGAGACGCGGGCGCTGAAGCAGCTGGCCGGGCTGGCGGACGCCTGTGAGCTGACCGAGCGGCAGATCGCGGCCTACCAGCCGCGGCCCGGCTGCCAGGCCTATCCGTCCTACGCGGCACGGCTCGCACTGGGCGGCGAGCCGGCCGATGTGGCGATCGCGCTGACCGCCAACTTCGCTGCCTGGGGCGGCTATTGCGCGACCGTGGCGGCGGCGATGCGCGACCACTACGGCTTCCCCGAGGCGGCCCGCGGCTTCTTCGCCCTCTTCGCCGAGCCGGCCCCGGCCGTCGAGGAGAAGGCGCGCGAGGCGGTCCAGCACGGCCTCGACACCGGTCAGGCGCAGCCGGCCACAGCACATCGCTACGGCCGTCTCCTCCAGGCGTACGAGCTCATGTTCTGGCACTCCGTAGCCGAGTGA
- the allB gene encoding allantoinase AllB — protein sequence MSETELVLRSRRVVTPEGTRAASVVVKDGRIAAVLPYDDRAPAGARVEDFGDDVLLPGLVDTHVHVNDPGRTEWEGFWTATRAAAAGGITTLVDMPLNSLPPTTTAAHLDTKRAVARSKAHIDVGFWGGAIPGNVKDLRPLHDAGVFGFKCFLSPSGVDEFPEVDQRQLAAALGEIAGFDGLLIVHAEDPGHLDAAPQPHGPKYADFLASRPRISENDAIAGLIVLAQRLDARVHVLHLSSSDALPLIAAAKREGVRITVESCPHFLTLTAEEIPDGATEFKCCPPIREAANQDALWEGLADGTIDCIVSDHSPSTADLKTADFGAAWGGISSLQLGLPAIWTDARERGHTLDDVVRWMATAPAALVGLDRKGAIEPGRDADFTVLAPEETFTVDPQALQHRNKITAYAGKTLYGVVRSTWLRGRRINDGATLTEPTGELLERPHRP from the coding sequence GTGTCCGAAACAGAGCTGGTGCTGCGCTCCCGGCGCGTCGTCACCCCAGAGGGCACGCGCGCCGCGTCCGTCGTCGTCAAGGACGGCAGGATCGCCGCGGTGCTGCCGTACGACGACCGGGCTCCGGCCGGGGCGCGGGTCGAGGACTTCGGTGACGACGTCCTGCTGCCCGGCCTCGTCGACACCCACGTCCACGTCAACGACCCCGGCCGCACCGAGTGGGAGGGCTTCTGGACCGCCACCCGCGCGGCCGCGGCCGGCGGGATCACCACCCTCGTGGACATGCCGCTCAACAGCCTCCCGCCCACCACCACGGCCGCCCACCTCGACACCAAGCGCGCGGTCGCCCGCAGCAAGGCCCATATCGACGTCGGCTTCTGGGGCGGCGCGATCCCCGGCAACGTCAAGGACCTGCGCCCGCTGCACGACGCCGGGGTCTTCGGCTTCAAATGCTTTCTGTCGCCGTCCGGCGTGGACGAGTTCCCCGAGGTCGACCAGCGGCAACTGGCCGCCGCCCTCGGCGAGATCGCGGGCTTCGACGGCCTGCTGATCGTGCACGCCGAGGACCCGGGCCACCTGGACGCGGCCCCCCAACCGCACGGCCCCAAGTACGCCGACTTCCTCGCCTCCCGCCCGCGGATCTCCGAGAACGACGCCATCGCCGGGCTGATCGTGCTCGCCCAGCGGCTCGACGCACGGGTCCATGTCCTGCATCTGTCCTCCAGCGACGCGCTGCCGCTGATCGCCGCCGCCAAGCGCGAGGGCGTCCGGATCACCGTCGAGTCGTGCCCGCACTTCCTGACCCTGACCGCCGAGGAAATCCCGGACGGCGCAACGGAGTTCAAGTGCTGCCCGCCGATCCGGGAGGCCGCCAACCAGGACGCCCTGTGGGAGGGCCTGGCCGACGGCACCATCGACTGCATCGTCTCCGACCACTCGCCGTCCACCGCCGACCTCAAGACCGCCGATTTCGGCGCGGCCTGGGGCGGCATCTCCTCCCTCCAGCTCGGGCTGCCCGCCATCTGGACCGACGCCCGCGAGCGCGGCCACACCCTCGACGACGTGGTGCGCTGGATGGCCACCGCACCGGCGGCGCTGGTCGGCCTCGACCGGAAGGGCGCCATCGAGCCCGGCCGGGACGCGGACTTCACCGTCCTCGCCCCCGAGGAGACCTTCACCGTCGACCCGCAGGCCCTCCAGCACCGCAACAAGATCACCGCCTACGCCGGAAAGACCCTGTACGGCGTCGTACGGTCCACCTGGCTGCGCGGCCGCCGGATCAACGACGGCGCCACCCTCACCGAACCCACCGGCGAACTGCTCGAACGGCCGCACCGCCCATGA
- a CDS encoding NCS1 family nucleobase:cation symporter-1: MTTTPKPPPPDPRLFNEDLAPAPERKWGTYSIFALWMSDTHAISNYAFAASLFVLGLPAWEVFVALLAGISIVYWLMNRMGHAGHRTGVPYPVLARASWGVYGANIPALLRAIMAVAWYGIQTWLASTAVVLLTLQLAPGLEVYHHNSVLGLSTLGWIAFMVMWGLQAVLLTRGMEFIRKVQDFATGPVVWLVVLALAVYLVVKAGGDISLTRSLTGLSGSAQLEQSLIAVSLTVATFLTLVLNYADFARFTPDHRSYRRGNLIGLPVNFTAFAVVAVLVTAGTISVFGEAIYDPVKVIQKIDNPVVTVIGALAFIVATIGINVVANFVSPAYDFANLAPKYLNFRRGGMITAVLAVVVMPWKLYSSALVIQYFLGALGAFLGPLVAILLVDYYLLRRGRIDVDALFSADARGAYFYRRGYNPRAVLAFLPAAAVSAALALVPVFEVVAPFSWVFGMGLAGGLYALLPGRDRSTAGAGPIPDGIIPSQVSAAVVGEPVASEGAGAVVVPVPAEGS; this comes from the coding sequence GTGACCACCACCCCGAAGCCCCCACCGCCGGACCCGCGCCTCTTCAACGAGGACCTCGCGCCGGCCCCCGAGCGCAAATGGGGCACGTACAGCATCTTCGCGCTGTGGATGTCCGACACCCACGCGATCAGCAATTACGCCTTCGCCGCCAGCCTGTTCGTGCTCGGCCTGCCGGCCTGGGAGGTGTTCGTCGCGCTGCTGGCCGGCATCTCGATCGTCTACTGGCTGATGAACCGCATGGGCCACGCCGGACACCGGACCGGCGTCCCCTACCCGGTGCTCGCCCGGGCGAGCTGGGGCGTGTACGGCGCCAATATCCCCGCGCTGCTGCGCGCGATCATGGCCGTGGCCTGGTACGGCATCCAGACCTGGCTGGCCTCGACCGCCGTGGTCCTGCTGACCCTTCAGCTCGCGCCGGGCCTGGAGGTCTATCACCACAACTCCGTGCTGGGGCTGTCCACCCTGGGCTGGATCGCGTTCATGGTGATGTGGGGGCTTCAGGCCGTGCTGCTGACCCGCGGCATGGAGTTCATCCGCAAGGTGCAGGACTTCGCGACCGGCCCGGTGGTCTGGCTCGTGGTGCTGGCGCTCGCCGTGTATCTCGTCGTCAAGGCCGGTGGTGACATCTCGCTGACCCGCAGCCTCACCGGGCTCAGCGGCTCCGCGCAGCTCGAACAGAGCCTCATCGCGGTCAGCCTGACCGTGGCCACCTTTCTGACCCTGGTCCTCAATTACGCGGACTTCGCCCGCTTCACGCCCGATCACCGCTCCTACCGGCGCGGCAATCTGATCGGGCTGCCGGTGAACTTCACCGCCTTCGCGGTGGTCGCCGTGCTGGTCACCGCGGGCACCATCTCGGTCTTCGGGGAGGCGATCTACGACCCGGTGAAGGTGATCCAGAAGATCGACAACCCGGTGGTCACCGTCATCGGCGCGCTGGCCTTCATCGTCGCCACCATCGGCATCAATGTCGTCGCCAACTTCGTCTCGCCCGCCTACGACTTCGCCAATCTCGCGCCGAAGTATCTGAACTTCCGGCGCGGCGGCATGATCACCGCGGTGCTGGCCGTCGTCGTCATGCCCTGGAAGCTGTACTCCTCGGCACTGGTGATCCAGTACTTCCTGGGGGCGCTGGGCGCCTTCCTCGGTCCGTTGGTGGCGATTCTGCTCGTTGACTACTACCTGCTGCGCCGGGGCCGGATCGATGTCGATGCACTGTTCTCGGCCGATGCACGAGGGGCTTATTTCTACCGGCGGGGCTACAACCCGCGGGCCGTGCTCGCCTTCCTGCCGGCCGCCGCGGTCTCGGCCGCGCTCGCGCTGGTCCCGGTCTTCGAGGTGGTCGCGCCGTTCTCCTGGGTCTTCGGAATGGGACTCGCCGGCGGGCTCTACGCCCTGCTCCCGGGCCGTGACCGGTCCACCGCGGGTGCCGGACCGATCCCGGACGGGATCATCCCGTCGCAGGTCAGCGCCGCTGTGGTGGGGGAGCCGGTGGCGTCGGAGGGAGCCGGGGCGGTCGTCGTGCCGGTGCCGGCCGAGGGGTCTTGA
- a CDS encoding aspartate/glutamate racemase family protein: protein MRILVMNPNTTASMTASIRATATTAAAQGTEIIATEPLWGPESIEGHFEGYLSAAAVLDRLATLDLSFDALVMAGFGEPGREGAQELLDVPVLDITESAAQMAMMLGHAYGIVTTLDRAVPQIRDRLLTAGLLQRCAAVRGTGLGVLELEEDAERTVEVIIETAREVVRDGAEVICLGCGGMAGLQEKVAAALGVPVVDGVAAAVKFAEAVVGLGLTTSTGRSFAPPRPKVIGSWPLSAHLSPGRAQVSPRHTAFSAQTSGI, encoded by the coding sequence ATGCGCATTCTCGTCATGAACCCGAACACCACGGCTTCCATGACCGCTTCGATCCGCGCCACCGCCACCACAGCCGCCGCCCAGGGCACCGAGATCATCGCCACCGAACCCCTCTGGGGGCCGGAGTCCATCGAGGGCCACTTCGAGGGGTATCTCAGCGCCGCGGCCGTCCTGGACCGGCTCGCCACCCTCGACCTGTCCTTCGACGCGCTGGTCATGGCCGGTTTCGGCGAACCGGGCCGGGAGGGCGCCCAGGAGCTGCTGGACGTACCCGTCCTGGACATCACCGAGAGCGCCGCCCAGATGGCGATGATGCTCGGCCACGCCTACGGCATCGTCACCACCCTCGACCGTGCCGTACCGCAGATCCGGGACCGGCTGCTGACCGCGGGACTCCTCCAGCGCTGCGCCGCGGTCCGGGGCACCGGGCTCGGCGTCCTGGAGCTGGAGGAGGACGCGGAGCGGACCGTCGAAGTGATCATCGAGACCGCCCGGGAGGTCGTCCGGGACGGCGCCGAGGTGATCTGTCTGGGCTGCGGCGGGATGGCCGGGCTCCAGGAGAAGGTCGCCGCGGCGCTGGGTGTGCCGGTGGTGGACGGTGTCGCCGCGGCGGTGAAGTTCGCGGAGGCGGTCGTCGGCCTCGGGCTGACCACCAGTACGGGACGGAGTTTCGCGCCGCCCCGCCCGAAAGTCATCGGCTCCTGGCCGCTGAGCGCCCATCTGTCTCCGGGGCGCGCTCAGGTCTCCCCACGGCACACCGCATTTTCGGCACAGACATCAGGCATCTGA